In one window of Clupea harengus chromosome 4, Ch_v2.0.2, whole genome shotgun sequence DNA:
- the hspa1b gene encoding LOW QUALITY PROTEIN: heat shock 70 kDa protein-like (The sequence of the model RefSeq protein was modified relative to this genomic sequence to represent the inferred CDS: inserted 6 bases in 3 codons; deleted 3 bases in 3 codons; substituted 4 bases at 4 genomic stop codons): protein MSVAKGILFGIDLGTPYSCVWVFQRGKVEIIADDQGNGTSPSYVAFTDTERLIGDAAKNQVAMNPNNTVFDAKRLIGRRFDDPIVRSDMKLWPFNVVSDRRKPKVQVEYKGETKTFYPEEVSSMVLVKIXEISDAFLGQKVNNAVITVPAYFNDSQRQATEDAGVIAGLNVFRVISEPTAIXAYGLDKGNKGERNVSIFDLGGGTFDVSVLAIEDGIFEVKATAGDTHLGGEDFDDRMVQHFTDXFKRKNKKDISPNKRAVRRLRTACERAQRTLSSHTQASLEIDSLFDGIDXSFTRARFEELNSELFRGTLEPVKKALRDAXMDNSQIHDVVLIGGSTRIPKIQKLLQDFFNGRDLNRSIHPDEAVAYGTAVQAAILMGDTSENVQDLLLLDGASLSTLGIETAGGVMAPLIKRNTTIPSKQTXIFSTYSDNQPDVLIQVYKGERAMTKDNNLLGTFELIGIPPAPRGVPQIEVTFDIDANGILNVSAVDKSTGKENKITITNDKVWLSIDRMVQEADKXKAEDEVQRERIAAKNCLESYAFNMKNSVEDEKVEGKISQQEKNKVVEKW from the exons ATGTCTGTCGCTAAAGGAATATTATTTGGAATTGATCTTGGAACACCCTATTCATGTGTATGGGTATTTCAACGTGGTAAAGTTGAAATAATTGCCGATGACCAGGGAAACGGGACATCACCCAGCTATGTGgccttcacagacacagagagactaaTTGGAGATGCAGCCAAAAACCAAGTTGCCATGAACCCTAACAATACTGTATTTGATGCCAAACGTCTTATTGGCAGAAGGTTTGATGACCCCATTGTCCGGTCAGACATGAAACTTTGGCCTTTTAACGTGGTTAGTGATCGTAGAAAACCCAAAGTACAAGTTGAGTACAAAGGAGAAACTAAAACCTTCTATCCTGAGGAAGTCTCCTCCATGGTCTTGGTGAAAAT AGAGATTTCGGACGCGTTCTTGGGACAGAAGGTTAACAACGCTGTCATCACGGTCCCAGCTTACTTTAATGACTCACAGCGCCAGGCAACCGAGGATGCAGGAGTCATCGCTGGACTAAATGTTTTTAGGGTCATCAGTGAGCCGACAGCCAT CGCCTATGGTCTGGACAAAGGGAACAAAGGGGAACGCAATGTATCGATCTTTGACCTTGGAGGGGGTACTTTTGATGTGTCAGTCCTGGCAATAGAAGATGGAATATTTGAGGTGAAAGCCACAGCAGGGGacacacacctgggtggggAAGACTTTGACGATCGAATGGTCCAACACTTTACTGATTAGTTTAAGAGGAAAAACAAGAAAGACATAAGTCCGAACAAGAGGGCTGTGAGGAGACTGCGTACAGCATGCGAGAGGGCACAGAGAACCCTGTCGTCGCACACCCAGGCAAGCCTCGAGATAGACTCTCTCTTTGATGGGATTGA CTCCTTCACCAGGGCACGCTTTGAGGAGTTAAACTCAGAGCTCTTCAGGGGAACATTAGAACCAGTT AAAAAAGCCCTTAGAGATGCCTAAATGGACAACAGCCAAATCCATGATGTTGTGCTCATTGGTGGCTCAACACGAATCCCTAAAATTCAAAAACTCCTGCAGGATTTCTTCAACGGTAGAGATTTGAATAGGAGTATACATCCAGACGAGGCAGTGGCGTATGGAACGGCGGTTCAGGCTGCTATTCTCATGGGTGATACTTCAGAGAATGTACAGGACTTACTGCTCCTGGATGGGGCTTCACTCTCCACTCTGGGTATTGAGACTGCTGGAGGAGTCATGGCACCCCTC ATCAAACGCAATACCACCAtcccatcaaaacagacataaATATTCTCAACGTATTCAGACAACCAGCCTGACGTGTTGATTCAGGTGTACAAGGGAGAA AGAGCCATGACTAAAGATAACAACCTTCTAGGTACGTTTGAACTCATTGGTATCCCACCTGCACCTCGTGGAGTCCCTCAGATTGAGGTGACCTTTGACATTGATGCAAATGGCATCCTGAACGTATCAGCAGTTGACAAGAGCACTGGCAAAGAGAACAAGATCACAATCACCAATGATAAGGTATGGTTGAGCATTGACAGGATGGTTCAAGAAGCTGACAAGTAAAAGGCTGAGGATGAAGTCCAGAGAGAGCGGATTGCTGCCAAGAACTGCCTGGAGTCGTACGCCTTTAATATGAAGAACAGTGTAGAGGATGAGAAGGTGGAGGGGAAAATAAGTCAGCAAGAGAAGAATAAAGTTGTTGAGAAGTGGTAA